A stretch of the Nematostella vectensis chromosome 1, jaNemVect1.1, whole genome shotgun sequence genome encodes the following:
- the LOC125566655 gene encoding transcription initiation factor IIB-like translates to MEERTVERTVEDRSPPPYNIPSGPVPEIDVPTLMPEFALFDRALTEYETSRASLGDEDSSNTLCNHDDLVTEDGVTSCLECGEQMQRVIAHEREWGFYGHSDGERSSDPSRVQVRRSEDRNIDKDVENMGFSGVIVAKANEIYTQVTKGQIFRGDPRKAIVFACIYYAYKMSGKCQTPKTLMETFGLSRKSCLKGLKIFSINMPKDYLLHGTSPTVVDHIRDVMDRFSASPAQKGEVVQLYYRSKNRSSELNRARPQSFAVALTYYWVRLKGVDITLKKFSERTGVSELTISRKAREVATVLGTPGVV, encoded by the coding sequence ATGGAGGAACGAACAGTTGAACGCACGGTTGAAGAtcggtcaccaccaccatataaTATCCCCAGCGGACCGGTGCCTGAGATTGACGTCCCCACCCTCATGCCGGAATTTGCACTGTTTGACCGAGCCCTCACCGAATACGAGACTAGTAGAGCCTCCTTGGGAGACGAGGATAGTAGTAACACCCTTTGCAATCATGACGACCTAGTCACAGAAGACGGGGTCACTAGTTGCTTAGAGTGCGGGGAACAGATGCAGCGTGTGATCGCGCACGAAAGGGAATGGGGTTTTTACGGACATTCTGACGGCGAACGGTCTTCAGATCCAAGTCGGGTCCAGGTACGTAGGTCTGAGGATAGAAATATTGACAAGGATGTGGAGAACATGGGTTTTAGTGGGGTAATTGTAGCCAAAGCTAACGAGATATACACTCAGGTGACGAAAGGCCAGATTTTTCGCGGCGACCCACGGAAGGCGATCGTCTTTGCGTGTATCTACTACGCCTACAAGATGTCTGGTAAGTGTCAGACACCGAAAACCTTGATGGAAACTTTTGGATTGAGCAGGAAGAGTTGCCTTAAGGGTCTAAAAATCTTCAGTATTAACATGCCTAAAGATTACTTACTACACGGAACGTCTCCCACCGTCGTGGACCACATTCGcgatgtgatggatagattcTCGGCGTCCCCCGCACAGAAGGGAGAGGTGGTCCAGCTCTACTACAGATCTAAGAACCGCTCGTCTGAGTTGAATCGCGCTCGCCCACAATCCTTTGCGGTCGCTTTAACCTATTACTGGGTACGGCTAAAGGGGGTCGATATTACACTTAAAAAATTCTCCGAAAGGACGGGCGTCTCCGAGTTAACCATCAGTAGGAAAGCGAGAGAAGTGGCCACAGTCCTGGGTACGCCTGGTGTGGTATGA